In the genome of Myxococcus stipitatus, one region contains:
- a CDS encoding caspase family protein, translated as MTLHGWGWLAALGLLLFGVSRDAFAREPVRRALVVAFNGTENPKRPPLQYADDDGLLWMDVLTRLGFETQLLTVADSDTARRRPPLLDRAVPPTSTALATAVSRIAQANRADRDAGRSTEVMVVYVGHGDIAEDGHAFLTLLDRDLDASALYSRVIDALEADFIHLLVDACHASGVIGSRGELDPKALRRLQGMLERKELERRPHVGVAFAESDTGQTHEWSRWRAGVFSHLARSALLGGADINGDERIEYSELQAFVSAALAGLENAPSSLTIHTTPPAQAPRRPLRTLPPSGPALTLAPTRARLRLSIEDSGGTRLVDVHRASGERLRLVLPTRERYWVRTPDGEASLSRAELEAGMPALNPLELGDRGPVAERFREGLFRVPFGRAFYEGFATTSGIVPVELPASAEPLPEDRVHAPSAQEANAPPAWELGASLSRAPLGAGAWAMGVTGAWRAGLFPWRPGVQVAYGIAPRSWLNGGTLHRISVLGTLGWETPRPLSATAELGAGWTLLGVTAPWGHQADLGVLTGRAAAGLRFPFQGLTWRAQAHLLAEWATRDGARQWNLSPGATLTVAL; from the coding sequence ATGACGTTGCATGGATGGGGATGGCTCGCGGCCTTGGGCCTCCTGCTGTTTGGCGTCTCTCGCGACGCCTTCGCCCGTGAGCCTGTCCGCCGAGCGCTCGTGGTGGCCTTCAACGGCACCGAGAACCCCAAGCGTCCTCCCCTCCAGTACGCGGATGACGATGGCCTGCTGTGGATGGATGTCCTGACACGGCTGGGCTTCGAGACGCAGCTCCTCACCGTGGCGGACTCGGACACCGCTCGCCGACGCCCTCCCCTGCTGGACCGAGCCGTCCCTCCAACCAGCACGGCCCTCGCCACGGCGGTCTCACGCATCGCCCAGGCCAATCGCGCGGACCGCGACGCCGGCCGCTCGACAGAGGTGATGGTGGTGTACGTCGGGCACGGCGACATCGCCGAAGACGGCCATGCCTTCCTCACCCTCCTGGACCGGGACCTCGACGCGTCGGCGCTGTACTCGAGGGTCATCGACGCGCTCGAGGCTGACTTCATCCACCTGCTCGTGGATGCCTGCCATGCCTCAGGAGTCATCGGGAGTCGTGGTGAGCTGGACCCCAAGGCCCTGCGCCGGCTCCAGGGGATGCTCGAGAGAAAGGAGCTCGAGCGCCGCCCCCACGTGGGCGTGGCCTTCGCGGAGAGCGACACCGGGCAGACGCACGAATGGTCGCGGTGGCGCGCGGGGGTCTTCAGCCATCTGGCCCGCTCGGCCCTGCTCGGCGGTGCGGACATCAACGGCGACGAGCGCATCGAGTACAGCGAGCTCCAGGCCTTTGTCTCCGCGGCACTCGCGGGGCTCGAGAACGCACCGTCCTCGCTCACCATCCACACCACCCCTCCCGCCCAGGCTCCACGCCGCCCGCTCCGCACCCTGCCCCCTTCGGGTCCGGCCCTGACGCTCGCCCCCACGCGTGCGCGGCTCCGTCTGTCCATCGAGGACTCGGGGGGCACGCGGCTGGTGGATGTTCATCGTGCCTCGGGCGAGCGCCTGCGACTGGTTCTCCCCACCCGAGAGCGGTACTGGGTGCGAACTCCCGACGGTGAAGCGAGCCTGTCCCGAGCGGAGCTCGAGGCGGGGATGCCCGCGCTCAATCCGCTGGAGCTCGGCGACCGAGGCCCCGTCGCGGAACGCTTCCGCGAGGGACTGTTCCGCGTCCCCTTCGGCCGAGCCTTCTATGAAGGGTTCGCCACCACGTCCGGAATCGTTCCGGTGGAGCTGCCCGCCTCCGCCGAGCCGCTGCCGGAGGACAGGGTGCACGCCCCCTCAGCGCAGGAGGCAAATGCGCCCCCTGCATGGGAGCTCGGAGCCAGCCTGAGCCGTGCGCCCCTGGGCGCCGGAGCCTGGGCGATGGGGGTGACCGGCGCCTGGCGGGCGGGACTCTTCCCCTGGCGCCCGGGGGTCCAGGTCGCCTACGGCATCGCGCCTCGCTCATGGCTCAACGGGGGGACGCTCCACCGGATCTCCGTCCTAGGAACCTTGGGATGGGAGACACCCCGTCCCTTGAGCGCCACCGCGGAGCTCGGCGCGGGCTGGACGCTCCTGGGCGTCACCGCTCCCTGGGGGCACCAGGCCGACCTGGGTGTGCTGACCGGGCGTGCCGCCGCCGGCCTTCGGTTCCCCTTCCAAGGGCTGACATGGCGCGCCCAGGCCCACCTCTTGGCCGAGTGGGCGACGAGGGATGGAGCCCGGCAGTGGAACCTGTCCCCCGGCGCCACGCTGACTGTCGCCCTCTGA
- a CDS encoding right-handed parallel beta-helix repeat-containing protein has translation MLCVWLLVLSGAACTRIETGVVMGRVVSAMEFDDGATAVAMSRPPVAIRGATCLLEGAQKRAVTNEAGRFRFQGLADGTYVLHCKHATPRGAFALLLTVDVPSTAQGGGVVDVKDVELTRTGNLKGGASLANQTDASGISVHILGTSLLVQTNAQGEWLLQDVAAGTHAVRFEKDGYLPLTVEVSLEPEETVLLAAQTLQPALLDAPYIRINNGARATTSRTVEVSLEGAGSTSHYLLSEDPEFTGATLRELTATTQWTFTDDGPRTLYARFSPGQGLFGPTVTASILVDTTPPENARVLVNNGSTRVTSREVLLTLSASDRDSSVAEMKVGHDSTLAGAMWEPFTSSRAWTLSSETVPARVFAKFRDSLGNEMSEPVSATVTVGEETQVSGVLPPDTRWTLTRSPYVVMGDVFVPNGGTLTIDPGVQVLFRGGTSLTVQGELIARGTAEAPILFGSDLPSPGPGDWMGLVFEGTSVDAVLDGAGEYLSGSVLEHTEIRHSGAGISIVDSAPLVSLNHIHHHGPGSAALTLEHSRSLVRDNLIEHNTTRQALLVYACDSRLIRNTLQDNIIGLVLHANDILQCPEGAAPATVERNQFLRNSSAAIRVLSGDAHLRFNTLRGNFRNAGPEWVGSGTAMSISVGNVVLENNLITDNRGPAGRSSAISLFSGSMQARFNTFTNLTNQEILLDGPASELTVSASENYWGTLDEAAVRARIWDAEDNPRHPSVNITPLLSSPHPDTGAN, from the coding sequence ATGCTCTGTGTCTGGCTGCTCGTGCTCAGCGGCGCGGCCTGCACGCGAATCGAGACGGGCGTCGTCATGGGACGCGTGGTGTCGGCGATGGAGTTCGATGACGGCGCCACCGCCGTCGCGATGAGCAGGCCCCCTGTCGCGATTCGCGGAGCGACGTGCCTCCTCGAAGGCGCGCAGAAGCGCGCGGTGACGAATGAAGCCGGACGCTTCCGTTTCCAGGGGCTCGCGGACGGCACCTACGTCCTGCACTGCAAGCACGCCACGCCTCGAGGAGCCTTCGCGCTGCTCCTCACGGTCGACGTCCCATCCACCGCACAGGGCGGCGGCGTCGTCGACGTGAAGGACGTGGAGCTCACACGCACGGGCAACCTGAAGGGAGGCGCGAGCCTGGCGAATCAGACGGATGCCTCGGGTATCTCGGTCCATATCCTGGGCACCTCACTGCTCGTCCAGACCAATGCCCAAGGCGAGTGGCTCCTCCAAGATGTGGCCGCGGGCACCCATGCGGTGCGGTTCGAGAAGGACGGCTACCTGCCGTTGACAGTGGAGGTCTCGCTGGAGCCGGAAGAGACAGTGCTCCTCGCCGCGCAGACACTCCAACCCGCGCTGCTGGACGCGCCTTACATCCGCATCAACAACGGAGCCCGAGCCACCACCTCACGGACCGTCGAGGTCTCACTCGAAGGCGCGGGGAGCACCTCGCACTATCTCTTGTCCGAAGACCCCGAGTTCACGGGCGCGACCTTGCGTGAGCTGACCGCGACCACTCAGTGGACCTTCACGGATGATGGGCCTCGTACGCTTTACGCCCGGTTCTCTCCCGGACAAGGACTGTTCGGGCCCACCGTGACGGCCTCCATCCTCGTGGACACCACCCCTCCGGAGAATGCACGGGTGCTGGTCAACAACGGCTCGACTCGAGTGACCTCTCGCGAGGTCCTCCTGACGCTCTCCGCCTCGGACAGGGACTCCAGCGTGGCCGAGATGAAGGTGGGCCACGACTCGACGCTCGCGGGAGCCATGTGGGAGCCGTTCACGAGCTCTCGTGCATGGACACTGTCCTCGGAGACTGTCCCCGCCCGCGTCTTCGCGAAGTTTCGAGACTCCCTGGGCAACGAGATGTCGGAGCCCGTGTCCGCCACCGTGACGGTGGGCGAGGAAACCCAGGTCTCCGGCGTCCTGCCCCCCGACACGCGATGGACCCTGACGCGCAGCCCCTATGTCGTCATGGGGGACGTGTTCGTGCCGAACGGCGGCACGCTCACCATCGACCCCGGCGTACAGGTGCTTTTCCGAGGAGGAACCAGCCTCACGGTGCAGGGCGAGCTCATCGCACGCGGCACCGCCGAGGCCCCCATCCTCTTTGGCTCGGACCTGCCCTCGCCTGGCCCAGGGGACTGGATGGGGCTCGTCTTCGAGGGGACCAGTGTCGACGCGGTCCTGGACGGCGCGGGAGAGTACCTCTCCGGCAGCGTGCTCGAGCACACGGAGATTCGACACAGCGGCGCCGGCATCTCCATTGTCGACAGTGCGCCCCTGGTGAGCCTCAATCACATCCATCACCACGGCCCCGGGAGCGCGGCGCTCACGCTGGAGCACTCACGATCTCTCGTGCGCGACAACCTCATCGAGCACAACACCACCCGGCAGGCGCTCCTGGTCTACGCCTGTGACAGCCGGCTCATCCGGAACACCCTCCAGGACAACATCATCGGCCTCGTCCTTCATGCGAACGACATCCTGCAGTGCCCGGAAGGCGCGGCACCCGCCACGGTCGAGCGCAATCAATTCCTGCGCAACAGCAGCGCCGCCATTCGGGTCCTCAGCGGGGACGCGCATCTGCGGTTCAACACGCTGCGCGGCAACTTCAGGAACGCGGGCCCGGAGTGGGTGGGCTCGGGGACGGCCATGAGCATCAGCGTGGGGAACGTGGTCCTGGAGAACAACCTCATCACGGACAACCGAGGCCCCGCGGGGCGCAGCTCCGCCATCTCCCTCTTCTCCGGCTCGATGCAGGCCCGCTTCAACACCTTCACCAACCTCACGAACCAGGAGATTCTCCTCGACGGCCCCGCCTCGGAGCTCACCGTGTCCGCGAGCGAGAACTACTGGGGGACTCTCGACGAGGCCGCCGTGCGCGCCCGTATCTGGGACGCAGAGGACAACCCCAGGCACCCCAGCGTGAACATCACGCCCCTTCTCTCCTCTCCGCATCCAGACACTGGAGCGAACTGA
- a CDS encoding EGF domain-containing protein, whose protein sequence is MTSFLGGCRPDDEQTSTPTPASGSATSVPPELRRAFIETRQREAGPAYALQKQGGRVSGHNEALAQGVLVDESGLALSGGVAGPLRMGLGRWGCLGEEQTAEPGHVSTGAQNEARITRGDITEWYLNGPMGVEQGFDVERRPRACESGQLALVMDTDGAPVAVDAAGGRVTLGCSTAEPHHVLTDLFTVDARGAALATRFERTPQGELAIVVDVRDAVFPVRIDPLVWVEEARLTPTREQDERANALFGSSVAISGNTAIVGVPSDSTRGFVQDGSAYVFFRRGDTWGVQQKLTGTFSQNFDGFGTSVAISGDLIIVGAPNCRPTGQSISPGCVYIFDRVGAEWQPPRQFFAETLLSGRFGASVAIDGSTAVVGAPDARTGGRAFVFVRASNGAWSEQQELAASDAAANDSFGLSVALSGNTVLVGIPFDDNPRGTDAGSADVFVRSGTTWSFQQRLTAEDGASHDAFGERVALDGDTAVIGVPNDSISGASAIGSAHVFVRSGSTWSHQQRLANDDLGYTNDRFGSAISLSGNTLVIGVMGWDAGAERLDNTGGAFVYIRAGSQWKRQTFWRPTMHPTLTGAGTSAAVSGEVAFLGVPNRGTATGANVGSVFVLQREGTAWSNTQELTATDDGLRDGFGNAVAVQGDTAVIGAPFDSTKHLVRTKLGSAYVFTRSGHTWSLQQKLTLPSDDAEGSDGFGSSVALSGNTVLIGAPTQRISSAALNAGSVYVFVRDGSTWSLQQRLRAAGSDRAAEDRFGRSVALEGDFALIGAPGDDTSSLTDVGSVYSFVRSGSSWSLSAKLNAPDLAAGDGFGGSVALSMGSAVIGASTKDSGTVANTGKAYVYVRQPSGVWQHQQGLVANDAAAEDLFGGTVAIDDQTLVVGALGDDHGIRTEAGSAYVFVRDGATWTFQAKLLDSTGQTRDSFGRGLAISGNTIAAGAVGIDTPTSSNVGGAYVYTRTGSTWNLQRKLLPADGDAGDFFGMGLALEGTTMLVGISADDVFSAEEGSVAVYLLVDHTCGNSRLEYPERCDDGDLASGDGCSATCTVEAGWSCTDATGALSVCSDINECATNNGGCSSNATCTNSQGSYACACKPGYSGNGQQCDDINECATNNGGCSSNATCTNSEGSFSCACKPGFEGDGQTCIDVNECAVNNGGCSPNGTCTNTPGSFSCTCKPGYVGNGLSCEDINECSFNNGGCAFELAVCTNTPGSFACACKPGYAGNGVQCTDVDECAVNNGGCGSSDSAVCTNTPGSVSCACRPGYTGDGVQCVDIDECLVNNGGCAANELCTNTPGGNMCSCPTGPGTCSPRPDAGSGGGTTDGGAPPDAGETPDAGGGTEDGGSADGGGTPDSGSSPDAGGTPDAGGNPRPEEPGSSGGKSSGCSAGGGDSPLGTGIFWALMVLIGITQRRVRLGMK, encoded by the coding sequence GTGACTTCTTTCCTGGGCGGCTGCAGGCCCGATGATGAACAGACCTCGACGCCCACGCCCGCGAGTGGCTCGGCCACCTCGGTGCCCCCGGAGCTGCGACGCGCCTTCATCGAGACACGCCAGCGTGAAGCCGGCCCGGCCTACGCGCTCCAGAAGCAAGGCGGCCGTGTGTCGGGACACAACGAGGCCCTTGCGCAAGGAGTCCTCGTCGATGAGTCCGGCCTGGCGCTGAGTGGCGGTGTGGCGGGGCCCCTGCGGATGGGGCTTGGTCGATGGGGATGTCTCGGAGAGGAGCAGACCGCGGAACCGGGACACGTCTCGACGGGCGCGCAAAACGAGGCCCGTATCACCCGAGGCGATATCACCGAGTGGTACCTCAACGGCCCCATGGGCGTGGAGCAGGGCTTCGACGTCGAGCGACGGCCGCGGGCCTGCGAGAGCGGACAGCTCGCACTGGTCATGGACACCGACGGGGCTCCGGTGGCCGTGGATGCGGCGGGAGGCCGTGTGACGCTGGGCTGCTCGACGGCCGAGCCGCATCATGTGTTGACGGACCTGTTCACCGTGGACGCACGCGGAGCGGCGCTGGCGACACGTTTCGAGCGCACTCCACAGGGCGAGCTGGCGATTGTCGTGGACGTTCGAGACGCGGTCTTCCCCGTGCGCATCGACCCGCTCGTCTGGGTCGAGGAGGCGCGGCTGACTCCGACCCGCGAGCAGGACGAGCGCGCGAACGCATTGTTCGGCAGCAGTGTCGCCATCTCCGGCAACACGGCCATCGTCGGAGTGCCGAGCGACAGCACTCGCGGCTTCGTCCAGGACGGCAGTGCCTATGTCTTCTTCCGCAGGGGCGACACCTGGGGAGTCCAGCAGAAGCTGACGGGCACCTTCTCGCAGAACTTCGATGGCTTCGGTACCAGCGTTGCTATCTCCGGCGACCTCATCATCGTCGGTGCGCCAAACTGCCGCCCGACGGGGCAGAGCATCTCCCCGGGCTGTGTCTACATCTTCGACCGCGTCGGGGCGGAGTGGCAGCCGCCTCGTCAATTCTTCGCGGAGACACTGCTCTCGGGCCGCTTCGGCGCAAGCGTCGCGATTGATGGCTCCACGGCGGTTGTCGGCGCCCCCGATGCTCGGACGGGCGGTCGAGCCTTCGTCTTCGTGCGTGCGAGCAATGGCGCCTGGAGCGAGCAGCAGGAACTGGCCGCCAGCGACGCTGCCGCGAACGACTCGTTCGGCTTGAGTGTCGCCCTCTCCGGGAACACGGTCCTCGTCGGCATCCCCTTCGATGACAACCCGCGGGGCACCGACGCGGGGAGCGCCGATGTCTTCGTCCGCTCTGGCACCACCTGGAGCTTCCAGCAGCGCCTGACGGCCGAGGATGGCGCGAGCCACGATGCCTTCGGCGAGCGCGTGGCCCTGGATGGCGACACGGCCGTCATCGGCGTGCCCAATGATTCCATCTCTGGAGCCTCGGCCATCGGCAGTGCACATGTCTTCGTGCGCTCGGGGAGCACATGGAGCCATCAGCAGCGACTGGCGAACGATGACCTCGGCTACACGAATGACCGGTTCGGCAGTGCGATTTCGCTCTCGGGGAACACCCTCGTCATCGGGGTGATGGGCTGGGACGCGGGAGCGGAGCGGCTCGATAACACCGGCGGCGCGTTCGTCTACATCCGAGCGGGCTCACAGTGGAAGCGACAGACCTTCTGGAGGCCCACCATGCATCCCACCCTCACGGGGGCGGGGACAAGCGCGGCGGTCTCCGGTGAGGTCGCGTTCCTGGGCGTGCCCAATCGAGGCACCGCCACGGGCGCCAACGTGGGGAGTGTCTTCGTCCTCCAACGCGAGGGAACCGCGTGGAGCAACACACAGGAGCTCACCGCCACCGACGATGGACTGCGGGACGGATTTGGCAATGCCGTGGCCGTCCAGGGCGACACGGCGGTCATCGGCGCACCCTTCGATTCAACGAAACATCTGGTTCGCACGAAGTTGGGGAGCGCCTATGTCTTCACACGCTCGGGGCACACGTGGAGCCTCCAGCAAAAGCTGACACTGCCCTCGGACGATGCCGAGGGCTCCGACGGCTTTGGCTCGAGCGTGGCGCTGTCCGGCAACACGGTCCTCATCGGCGCGCCGACACAGCGAATCTCCAGCGCGGCGCTCAATGCCGGAAGCGTCTACGTCTTCGTACGCGACGGCAGCACCTGGTCTCTTCAGCAGCGGCTCCGTGCAGCCGGCTCGGACCGAGCAGCGGAGGACCGCTTCGGTCGAAGCGTGGCGCTCGAGGGGGACTTCGCGCTGATTGGGGCTCCGGGTGATGACACCTCGAGCCTCACGGATGTGGGGAGCGTCTACTCCTTCGTTCGCTCGGGCAGTTCGTGGAGCCTCTCCGCGAAGCTGAATGCTCCGGACCTGGCCGCGGGCGACGGCTTCGGCGGGAGCGTGGCGCTATCGATGGGGAGCGCGGTCATTGGCGCGAGCACCAAGGACTCGGGGACGGTGGCCAACACAGGCAAGGCCTATGTGTATGTCCGTCAGCCCTCGGGCGTGTGGCAGCACCAGCAGGGGCTGGTGGCGAACGACGCCGCCGCGGAAGACCTCTTCGGCGGCACCGTCGCCATCGACGACCAGACCCTCGTGGTCGGCGCGCTGGGAGACGACCATGGCATCCGGACCGAGGCAGGGAGCGCCTACGTCTTCGTCCGAGATGGAGCCACGTGGACCTTCCAGGCCAAGCTGTTGGATTCCACGGGGCAGACTCGGGACTCCTTCGGCCGAGGCCTGGCCATCTCGGGGAACACGATTGCTGCCGGCGCCGTGGGCATCGACACGCCCACCAGCAGCAACGTTGGCGGGGCCTATGTATACACACGCACCGGAAGCACATGGAACCTGCAGAGGAAGCTCCTCCCGGCGGACGGTGACGCCGGGGACTTCTTCGGCATGGGCCTGGCGCTCGAGGGCACCACGATGCTCGTGGGCATCTCCGCGGACGACGTGTTCAGCGCGGAGGAAGGCTCCGTCGCGGTCTACCTGCTCGTCGACCACACCTGTGGGAACTCCCGCCTCGAGTATCCCGAGCGCTGCGATGACGGCGACCTTGCCTCCGGCGATGGCTGTTCCGCGACCTGTACGGTCGAAGCGGGCTGGTCTTGCACGGATGCGACAGGGGCGCTCTCGGTCTGCTCGGACATCAATGAGTGCGCGACGAACAACGGCGGATGCAGCTCGAACGCGACCTGCACCAACTCGCAGGGCAGCTATGCGTGTGCGTGCAAGCCGGGTTACTCGGGCAATGGCCAGCAGTGTGATGACATCAACGAGTGCGCGACGAACAATGGAGGATGCAGCTCGAACGCGACCTGCACGAACTCCGAGGGCAGCTTCTCCTGCGCATGCAAGCCGGGCTTCGAGGGCGACGGGCAGACGTGCATCGACGTGAACGAGTGTGCCGTGAACAACGGCGGATGCAGCCCGAATGGGACGTGCACGAACACCCCGGGCAGCTTCTCGTGTACGTGCAAGCCGGGCTACGTCGGCAATGGCTTGTCGTGTGAAGACATCAACGAGTGCAGCTTCAACAACGGAGGCTGTGCTTTCGAGCTTGCCGTCTGCACCAACACTCCGGGCAGTTTCGCTTGCGCGTGCAAGCCGGGCTACGCGGGCAATGGAGTCCAGTGCACTGACGTTGATGAGTGCGCCGTCAACAACGGTGGTTGTGGCTCTTCCGACTCGGCGGTCTGCACGAACACCCCAGGCAGCGTCTCCTGCGCGTGCAGGCCTGGCTACACGGGCGATGGAGTCCAGTGTGTCGACATCGACGAGTGCCTGGTGAACAACGGAGGGTGCGCGGCAAACGAGCTCTGCACCAACACGCCAGGAGGCAACATGTGCTCGTGCCCCACGGGCCCGGGAACGTGCTCACCCAGGCCCGATGCGGGGAGTGGAGGAGGCACCACGGACGGAGGTGCCCCCCCCGATGCGGGAGAGACGCCAGACGCTGGCGGCGGGACGGAGGATGGAGGCAGCGCTGATGGGGGAGGAACTCCTGACAGTGGAAGCAGCCCAGATGCCGGGGGAACTCCTGATGCAGGCGGAAACCCCAGGCCCGAGGAGCCAGGTTCGAGCGGGGGCAAGAGCTCGGGCTGCTCGGCGGGCGGTGGAGATTCGCCGCTCGGCACGGGCATCTTCTGGGCCCTGATGGTGCTCATCGGCATCACCCAGCGCCGGGTGCGGTTAGGAATGAAGTAG